The genomic interval ACCCGTTAGAAATGGACCATGCCCTTCTTAAAACTCACGATGATCTAGATCGGGAAGTCGATAAAGCGATGGGAGTTCCGCGCAAGCTCACCAACGAGCGGCAGCACCAAGAGATTCAGTTTGCGAACTATACAGAGATGACTCGCGAGAACTAGCGCAGGTCCAGGAAATCTCTTTCAGGCAGCTTTTCTCCGCGTATGCGGAGGTAGTTCATAGCTTGACACTTGCTAGATATATAGTTTGTGTCCACCACTACGGAGGTATAAATGTCTATCACGCCAGAACGGGTTATGCAGCTTTTAGGTGAAGGTATGACCCAATCCCAGATTGCTAGGGAATACGGGGTTACCCGTCAATACATCTTCACTCTTGCAAAAAGAGGAGGGCATGAAGCTAGGGAAATGGAATACATCAAAGATGACATACCTTGGCCAAAAGTTAAAGATAAGCACCGCGATAACACAATCTACAAAACGCTACGAATCCACGCCCGCTATATGGAACGGGGACAAGAGGGGGTACGTGGTTCAAGTTATGTTAAACTGCTCGGCATGTATCGAAAACTTGTTCGATTCAATCAAGTTATCGACTACGACGAGTCCTATCCACCTGTAAAAGGTTTGTCGAATACAGGCGGGTTTATGTACGTACCGAGGTCCCCAGAAG from Corynebacterium ulcerans carries:
- a CDS encoding type IIL restriction-modification enzyme MmeI, translated to MAARELHPDHSLVDHYDPLEMDHALLKTHDDLDREVDKAMGVPRKLTNERQHQEIQFANYTEMTREN
- a CDS encoding helix-turn-helix domain-containing protein, whose amino-acid sequence is MSITPERVMQLLGEGMTQSQIAREYGVTRQYIFTLAKRGGHEAREMEYIKDDIPWPKVKDKHRDNTIYKTLRIHARYMERGQEGVRGSSYVKLLGMYRKLVRFNQVIDYDESYPPVKGLSNTGGFMYVPRSPEDGNLIIKMKPGVRITKRGAHIWQLPKKFPEKE